The following is a genomic window from Desulfonatronum thiosulfatophilum.
TGACATAAGCCTGCTGAACGGGGGAGTGGCTTTGGCTTCCAAGCGCGGAAACTATGCTGATCGGAGGATTTCATGGCCTTGAGCGATTTGCAGCGCATGATGATGTACGATACCGCCACACAGATGTGGCAGCAGGACCTGTTGATGAAAACGTATTTTCATGGTTCCAGCGTCGGCGCGAACCTGCGGGCCATGATGCTGGGACGCCAGCCGGTGCAGCCCCTGACTAATCCGTTTGATGAGGCCATCACCGGCAAGCTGCGCTCGGACAGTGGCGTGATTCGTCAGAATGCTCGAAATGTGCGGGAAGCAGCTTTAATGGTCGGCATTGCGGCAAGTGCCGTGGGGACCATTAAAACTACGTTGGAAGAGATGCAGGCCCTGGCTCAAAAGGTTGCCGACGGCGATCTTGAGTACAGCGATACTGTGCGGGATGAATATAACGCTCTGCGCAGTAAGGTCAAAAGCATTGTCGAGAATACACAATATAATGGTATTTCTTTGCTGGACAGTGCGAAATGGGGCATTTCGCAGATTGATGCCCAAGGTAACGTGCACATCCAGGCGTTTCTGGACGAAGGGTTTAACGTGACCTTTCGCAGTCTTAATTCCGTGGCCTGGGACAGTCTGCAAGGGGCCGACCTGAAGGATGATCCGCAGGAACAATTGGACTTTTTGTCTGATTCTATAGTCGAAATGGCGCTTGTGGAGGAGATCTACGATAAGCGCCGGGACGGACTTGAGTATCAGGGGGCAGCCCTGGAATCACAAGCTGATTTGCTGGACCAGGCCGTGGCGGCCAGGCGGCAAACGCCGATGCTTTCCCTGGAAGAAATTCTGCTTCATCTGTTGTTCCGCAACTCCGGAACCATTGTGGATCAGATGGGATAATTTTGAGAGATGGACGATTCAGCGATCCAGAGGCAGGTCGTTGCGCAGCCAACCTTTACCATGACTGCTCCCGGCAATGCCTTCCGGAATGTCCATAGCGCCTGAAAAGCCATGAGCGTGTAGAAACGGCAGCAGCGTTCCGGTCCGATTGCCGGTGCGGCAGATGATGGCAAATGGTTTTGTCTTATCTCCATCTAAAGCCAGTTCCAAATCACGCAAAAATCCTTGGGAACCATCGGGATGCTGCTCGAATGAAAGCCGCAGGGATTTCCGTGGCGTGCCGGTCTGCTGCCATTCTTCAGAACGTCGAATGTCGATGACCTTGATTTCCCCGTTTTGCAACAAAGCCCATGCTTGCCCCGCGCTAAGCGTTCCGGGGCGGCTTGGGATGGTATGGCTTTGGGTCGGCTGGTAGAATGAAATGCTGAAGAAGATCGCTCCAGCGACAAGCACGAGAAAGAGGCAAAGCAAACATGTTCGGGAG
Proteins encoded in this region:
- a CDS encoding rhodanese-like domain-containing protein codes for the protein MPSRSRTCLLCLFLVLVAGAIFFSISFYQPTQSHTIPSRPGTLSAGQAWALLQNGEIKVIDIRRSEEWQQTGTPRKSLRLSFEQHPDGSQGFLRDLELALDGDKTKPFAIICRTGNRTGTLLPFLHAHGFSGAMDIPEGIAGSSHGKGWLRNDLPLDR